The nucleotide sequence GGTGCTCGAGCACCTCTACGACCCCGACCACGCCATGCGGGAGATCGCTCGCGTCCTTGCCCCGGGCGGCCATACGGTGGTTACCGTTCCCAACCTGGCGTACTGGCGCTATCGCCTGGACCTCTTCCGGGGACGCGTGCCTCAACCCGCAGTGGACCCACGCCACCTTCACCAGTTCGACCAACGACTCTTGGACGAGACCCTCGCCCGGTCGGATCTCAAACTTGCTGCAATGACGGGCCATGGTCTCCGCCTCCCCTGGCTTGCCCGTCGCTGCCCCGGCCTCTTCAGCGATATTCTCATTGCGACAGCAGTAAAGGGGTCTCTGCAGGCCCCTTGAGGGGGGTCGTTTCCGGCTCGGTCAGCCAGCCCTCTGTGTCTTGACCGGGAGGGTTAGAGCTTGATGATTCGAGCTCCGGAGAGTTGGACGGAGCGGGTGGCGTTGCGGGTATCGAGGATGAGGCGAGCGTTCTGTACGATCCACTGCCAATCGTACGCGCTGTGGTCGGCGACGATGATCGTGCAGTCTGCCTCCCGCAGAACGGAGACAGTCAACTCAACAGAGCTGAGGAGTTCGCCATCCAGATCCAGGCAGGCGATATGTGGATCATGATAGCACAGCCGTGGCCCCTTGACCCTCAAAAGCCTCATGATATCCAGGGCGGGCGATTCGCGGCAGTCA is from Candidatus Methylomirabilota bacterium and encodes:
- a CDS encoding class I SAM-dependent methyltransferase: MPLDPEARHDRDWLETKASDAFFEETLRYPDIAQVIVQLQPRRLLDVGCGSGYLAKLLKARVPGLVVHGVDISSVAIERARDHTDQVWQVDLDKTDLPVPSKQYDTVTCIEVLEHLYDPDHAMREIARVLAPGGHTVVTVPNLAYWRYRLDLFRGRVPQPAVDPRHLHQFDQRLLDETLARSDLKLAAMTGHGLRLPWLARRCPGLFSDILIATAVKGSLQAP
- a CDS encoding UDP-N-acetyl-D-glucosamine dehydrogenase, whose product is PSYVTTKVTDALNAEEKAVKGSTILILGVTYKRDVADCRESPALDIMRLLRVKGPRLCYHDPHIACLDLDGELLSSVELTVSVLREADCTIIVADHSAYDWQWIVQNARLILDTRNATRSVQLSGARIIKL